The Deinococcus sp. YIM 134068 DNA segment CATCGGGGGCAGTCTACAGGGGGAAGGGGAGAGGAATGAGGGTTGAAGGATGAGTGATGAGGGGCGCTTCGCTATCCTGCCGCCCATGCCCCTCACCCTGCCCGACGCCCTGCGGCGTGTCCTCCCCGCCGCCCGCTGGGAGGCCGTCTCCGGCGGGGAGAGCGGTGCGGGCGTGTGGCGCAGCCAGAAATATGTGGTGAAGGTACAAGCGCGCGGCAGCTTCCCGGTCAGCACCCTGCTTCAGGAGCGCGAGCGCCTACGCTGGCTCGCGGGCCGGGTGCCCGTTCCAGCGGTCGTCGGCTACGAGACGACCGGGGAGCATGAATACCTCGCCACGACGCGCCTGCCCGGCCTCCCCATGAGCGACCCCGACGCCCTGCTCCACCCCGAGCGGGTCGTGAGTCTCCTCGCCCGCGCCCTGCGCGAACTCCACGCCCTGCCCGTGCGCGAGTGCCCCTTCAACATGACCCTGCCCGTCGTGCTGCGCCTCGCCCGTGAGCAGGTCTTGGCGGGTGGGGTGGACGAGGCCGACTTCGACGACGAGCGCCGGGGCTGGAGCGCCGCCGACGTGTGGAACGAACTCGTCCGCACGCGCCCGGAGTCCGAAGACCTCGTGGTGACGCATGGGGACGCCTGCCTGCCCAACCTGATCGTCAACGGGGAGTACGTCGAAGGCTTCATCGACGTGGGCCGCGCCGGAATCGCCGACCGCCACGCCGACCTCGCCCTGACGCACCGCAGCCTGATTCGCAACTTGAACGAGGAATATGCCGAACGGTTCCTGGACACCTACGGGCGCGCGTTCGTGGACGAGCGGAAGCTGGCGTATTACAGGTTGCTGGACGAATTGTTCTGAGGGCTGCTCCTTCCTCCTCCGGCTGAGTGCCCGGACATGTGCCGCCCGTCCCCCATGCTCTACTGCTCCCCGTGCGCTTCCTGTCGCGGTTCGTGGCCCGTCACCCCTGGCCGGTGGTGGCCGTCTGGGTGCTGCTGGCGGCGCTGAGTGCCTATCCCGCCTCCCTCGCCCCGCGCGCCCTCAGCGCCAACCCCGGCAGCCTGGCGGACGCCGAGAGTACCCGCGTCACCACCCTCCTGCGAGAACGCTTCGGGGAGACGGATACGAACACGGCCCTCCTCGTCACCCGCATTCAGCCGCCCTTGACCACGCCGGAGGGCCGGGCGATCCATGACCGCTTCATTGAGGGATTAGCGGAGGTGCCCGGCGTCACCCGCGTCCTGCCGGGCGGGGCGCAGGGGGCGGTGCCCACCGTAAGCGCGGACGGCACTCTGGCCCTGACCGTCGCCCAGATTCCGCTGCTGGAGGGGGCGACCGAAACCCTCGCCCGCGT contains these protein-coding regions:
- a CDS encoding APH(3') family aminoglycoside O-phosphotransferase → MPLTLPDALRRVLPAARWEAVSGGESGAGVWRSQKYVVKVQARGSFPVSTLLQERERLRWLAGRVPVPAVVGYETTGEHEYLATTRLPGLPMSDPDALLHPERVVSLLARALRELHALPVRECPFNMTLPVVLRLAREQVLAGGVDEADFDDERRGWSAADVWNELVRTRPESEDLVVTHGDACLPNLIVNGEYVEGFIDVGRAGIADRHADLALTHRSLIRNLNEEYAERFLDTYGRAFVDERKLAYYRLLDELF